A DNA window from Bacillus carboniphilus contains the following coding sequences:
- a CDS encoding hydrolase has translation MNNERKTYYIDLGSGEISQSKSASTWNYQIEANNEEVTKLREYFDAMQSANWQGFMRAHVPYVQYHYDRENDANDHLLKEVYQMIHDLGDEDAKQHIEAMGVLNPDHNIEP, from the coding sequence TACTATATTGATCTTGGTAGTGGAGAGATTTCGCAAAGTAAATCGGCTTCCACTTGGAATTATCAAATTGAAGCAAACAATGAGGAAGTAACGAAGCTACGTGAATATTTTGATGCCATGCAATCTGCAAATTGGCAAGGCTTCATGCGTGCCCATGTTCCATATGTTCAATATCATTATGACAGAGAAAATGACGCCAATGATCATCTTCTTAAAGAAGTGTATCAAATGATTCACGATTTAGGAGATGAGGATGCTAAACAACATATTGAGGCAATGGGAGTATTAAATCCTGACCATAATATTGAACCATAA